From the Micromonospora lupini genome, one window contains:
- a CDS encoding ATP-binding protein: MLDPSPEDDGTAPTVSTPQFVGRDREMAALRGALARPPAIVLVEGEAGIGKSRLLREWLAAPERRTALVSVCPPLRESLTLGPIVDAFRGIDRPVSHLRLTELAGALQPLFPEWSADLPPALPPLDDAKAARHRLFRALDELLRAMRVDVLVLEDAHWADEVTLEFLLFVTSRQQSHGPSLVISYRPEEVDDGSLLLRLTSRLPAGVTQLRIALAPMQPDDTAALVSSMLDGNPISQEFTTFMHERTGGVPLALEESVRLMCDRADLVFRDGQWVRLKLRELQVPPTVRDSTRERVSRLSPTAQQVLRAAATLAERSSVATIAMTAGLSPAACRGAVAEAASAGVLDGDDRGRWRFRHVLAATAVYEAIPLTDRRHFHLLAGRALEHDSPPAVARLAHHFREAGETRSWARYAEQGAELAMASGDHTKAVDLLVDLMTRAVLPPVDRARVARIAGVAALGRREPVDGVYHRVIRTLRSVLETPGLSARQQAEIRNPLGRLLITGGEAQAALSELEQAVANLDHDPVEAARAMTYLGWAYAGPWPASTHRRWLDRAAELTAEFDSPAERLNLAGNRAAALLMLGEEEAWDVVADLPVDGATAAERLDVARIHANIGTGALIWGRYADAEDHLAVALRLAEAEQAFRLHHNVRLELANLAWLTGRWEGLAERSAALADADRDRPAHYLGSIRLAARLAAAAGRRRAAEEQFRLVLEESARLGAADDTMEAAAALARLWLTDGNSGRALHITNEPMDTVRRKGIWIWATDLVPARIEAHLAAGDRKAATRLGDQFARGLRGSTAPAPRAALTVCRALLLAAAGEHARAATAWDRAARAWSALPRPYDAMLARERQAEALIAHGRIDKGRELLATQYEQLFRLGARGDADRVAQRLREHGAEVPRLWRGGRRGYGDQLSPRELDVVQLVVAGKTNREISRILAKSPATVDQQLRAAMRKLKVTSRTALAVKAVEAGVFAEEDSLDDAS, translated from the coding sequence ATGCTCGACCCCTCCCCCGAGGACGACGGAACCGCGCCGACCGTCTCCACGCCACAGTTCGTGGGCCGTGATCGGGAGATGGCGGCGCTTCGCGGCGCCCTGGCCCGCCCACCGGCGATCGTGCTCGTGGAGGGCGAGGCGGGGATCGGAAAGAGCCGACTGCTGCGGGAGTGGCTGGCCGCGCCGGAGAGGCGCACCGCCCTGGTGTCGGTGTGCCCACCGCTTCGCGAGTCGCTGACGTTGGGGCCGATCGTCGACGCGTTCCGGGGGATCGACCGCCCGGTGTCGCACCTGCGGCTCACCGAGCTGGCGGGTGCGTTGCAGCCCCTGTTCCCGGAATGGTCCGCGGACCTGCCGCCGGCACTGCCGCCCCTGGACGATGCGAAGGCGGCACGGCATCGCCTGTTCCGCGCCCTGGACGAGCTGCTGCGGGCCATGCGTGTCGACGTTCTCGTGCTGGAGGACGCGCACTGGGCCGACGAGGTGACCCTGGAGTTCCTGCTGTTCGTCACCTCCCGACAGCAGTCGCACGGACCGAGCCTCGTGATCTCCTATCGGCCGGAGGAGGTGGACGACGGATCGCTGTTGCTGCGGCTGACGTCAAGGTTGCCCGCCGGCGTGACCCAGCTGAGGATCGCCCTGGCGCCCATGCAACCCGACGACACGGCAGCGCTGGTGTCGTCGATGCTTGACGGCAACCCGATATCGCAGGAGTTCACGACGTTCATGCACGAGCGGACCGGCGGTGTTCCGCTGGCCCTGGAGGAGTCCGTTCGCCTGATGTGCGACCGCGCCGACCTCGTCTTCCGGGACGGACAGTGGGTCCGGCTGAAGCTGCGCGAACTCCAGGTGCCGCCGACGGTGCGCGACTCCACCCGCGAGCGGGTGAGCCGTCTGTCGCCGACGGCGCAGCAGGTGTTGCGGGCCGCGGCCACGTTGGCCGAGCGGTCCTCGGTGGCCACGATCGCGATGACCGCCGGCCTGTCACCGGCCGCGTGCCGAGGCGCTGTCGCGGAGGCGGCCAGCGCCGGCGTCCTGGACGGCGACGACCGCGGCCGGTGGCGGTTCCGGCATGTGCTGGCCGCCACGGCCGTGTACGAGGCGATCCCGTTGACCGACCGCAGACACTTCCACCTGCTGGCCGGCCGGGCCCTGGAGCACGATTCTCCGCCGGCCGTGGCACGCCTCGCCCACCACTTCCGCGAGGCGGGCGAAACGCGGTCCTGGGCACGGTACGCCGAGCAGGGCGCCGAGCTGGCGATGGCCTCGGGTGACCACACCAAGGCTGTCGACCTGCTTGTCGATCTGATGACGCGGGCCGTGCTGCCGCCCGTGGATCGGGCACGGGTCGCGCGCATCGCCGGAGTCGCCGCGCTGGGCCGCCGCGAACCGGTCGACGGGGTCTACCACCGGGTGATCCGTACTCTGCGCTCGGTGCTGGAGACCCCCGGCCTCTCCGCCCGGCAGCAGGCCGAGATCCGCAACCCCCTGGGTCGGCTCCTCATCACCGGGGGCGAGGCGCAGGCGGCGCTCAGCGAGCTGGAGCAGGCGGTGGCGAACCTCGACCATGACCCGGTCGAGGCGGCTCGGGCGATGACCTACCTCGGCTGGGCCTACGCGGGACCGTGGCCGGCGTCGACGCACAGGCGTTGGCTCGATCGCGCCGCCGAACTCACCGCCGAATTCGACTCTCCCGCGGAGCGGCTGAACCTGGCCGGCAACCGAGCCGCGGCGTTGCTCATGCTCGGCGAGGAGGAAGCCTGGGACGTCGTCGCCGACCTGCCCGTCGACGGCGCGACCGCGGCGGAGCGTCTCGACGTGGCCCGCATCCACGCGAACATCGGGACCGGCGCGCTGATCTGGGGTCGGTACGCCGACGCGGAGGACCACCTCGCCGTGGCCCTGCGCCTCGCCGAGGCCGAGCAGGCGTTCCGGTTACACCACAACGTCCGACTCGAACTGGCCAACCTGGCGTGGCTCACCGGTCGGTGGGAGGGCCTCGCGGAGCGGAGCGCGGCACTCGCCGATGCCGACCGCGACCGACCGGCGCACTACCTCGGCAGCATTCGCCTCGCTGCCCGGCTGGCAGCCGCGGCCGGACGACGACGCGCAGCCGAGGAGCAGTTCCGGCTGGTCCTGGAGGAGTCCGCCCGTCTCGGCGCGGCCGACGACACGATGGAGGCCGCCGCCGCGCTGGCCAGACTGTGGCTGACGGACGGAAACAGCGGCCGGGCGCTGCACATCACGAACGAGCCGATGGACACCGTACGGAGGAAGGGCATCTGGATCTGGGCGACGGATCTCGTCCCCGCCCGGATCGAGGCGCACCTCGCCGCGGGCGACCGGAAGGCCGCTACGCGCCTGGGCGACCAGTTCGCCAGGGGACTGCGTGGCAGTACGGCGCCGGCGCCTCGCGCCGCGCTCACGGTATGCCGTGCCCTGCTGCTCGCCGCGGCCGGAGAGCACGCCCGCGCGGCGACGGCGTGGGATCGAGCGGCGCGCGCCTGGAGCGCGTTGCCCCGCCCCTACGACGCGATGCTCGCCCGCGAGCGTCAGGCCGAGGCGCTCATCGCGCACGGCCGGATCGACAAGGGCAGAGAGCTGCTGGCGACCCAGTACGAGCAGCTGTTCAGGCTCGGCGCCCGCGGTGATGCGGATCGTGTCGCGCAGCGCCTTCGCGAACACGGCGCCGAGGTCCCGAGACTGTGGCGCGGCGGCCGGCGCGGGTACGGCGACCAGCTCTCGCCTCGCGAACTCGACGTGGTCCAACTGGTTGTCGCCGGCAAGACGAACCGGGAGATCAGCCGGATCCTGGCCAAGTCTCCGGCCACTGTGGACCAGCAACTTCGTGCGGCGATGCGCAAGCTGAAGGTGACCTCCCGGACGGCGCTCGCGGTCAAGGCCGTGGAGGCCGGAGTGTTCGCGGAAGAGGACTCTCTCGACGACGCGTCATGA
- a CDS encoding S8 family serine peptidase: MKLKALAASLAVAVGLSMIQAPPASAAEPDPGPANKIASNLKDRFRAQPQSDFWITFETGADLGPAKKLSDWTARGQFVYDALNAAAKKSLASVASDLDRAGVTYTSYPIANAVLVKGGTEKLALNVASKVQVAEIHATPQVALVEPVDEKIPTDQAARPAAGKKAAEAGTSTWGLDAIHAPEAWAMGATGAGITVSNLDSGVQFDHPALMQQYRGTKPDGTIDHNYNWMATRGTCTGAPCDDNGHGTHTMGTMVGDDGTNHVGVAPDAQWIATNGCCDSTGVESLLRSGWWLLAPTDLQGNNPDPSKRPHVINNSWGQTVEHNFDDFFQAIDEAWSAAGMFSVWSSGNTTPYADCDTVSSPGSATSAYSVGAYSSDGTLAAFSRKGEGEGGRIKPEISAPGDLVRSSYPNNSYVEMSGTSMAAPHVAGAVAALWSYDPTLIGQVEETRRLLGESAVDVDDTECGGTAEINNKYGEGRLDLVRLLKLAPRKGGTLTGVVTADGAPVPAADVTISGPFSRSIGTDKDGRFTTNLPVGDYQLSTKVFGYLTATANVTITLGQDTSVKLPLTAAAKHDISGRVVDDKKQPVPNADVSVTDTPLKPVRTDTNGAFTITAVPEGAYKLAVKPNACFSPSTVPLTVGAQNPSTEISVGLVVDKGGYSCAVADGEYLRGTEPVAFGSGVWATVQLPFPIALYNGSHDSLGIGLRGVIAPDGATGPGYGGAGIFPFYVETPVEFAPGGGVFTAATKVNGEDAFVIEYRNAKLWAYPDRTEYTEPVNFSATLTRSGTVIFGYGDGVGSDDPVTAGVHAVTGIQGWAGVDGIRFSDHAPVLRDGMVVTYDLPDFGYLDATVVDKNDGQPVAGAKVSFSNKDGLVETVTTNGTGVVHRQLPVGDYTMTVDAPNYTTAAYPFSLDKLYAKATVDARLITGVAGLKADGLDALLGADQNGTGSLTLTNNGSAPLTYNLGEAARHPELDAAGATGRTGKGAASTIDLAAWKTGASGMKPSNVDGKAATASAAEAQAAAKVGTTSGGDVITRIAIPGTIAEKEPSGVGYDGDVWVHDYNARTNTAYTVTGKPTGKVFDAAWNPAYRAFDMALDTKTGDMCQMEDSPASFIHCFNTDTGKETRQIKGDWSTLQLTGLAYNPTQDVFYVGGRANGMIGTVAGTSHDNPGALLSFCSPPLPEVMGLAYNQASDTIWYTDLTSNRPTRLLQVDPDDCSLVNAWWFPGQKAGQGGGLETDSTGALWAVDQVADDVALVDVEDDLLTDLPWLSLSSTGGTLAPGESTTVKVSLSSKGAKPGVLGANIVVRSDSGRQSKTYVPVTLTTTKYQVGVNAGGAKFTDGSGYAWSADQPAGKKTWGYEGKTKVAATNAGIAGTTDDALFQSQRTTADKQLFYTFPDAPKGTYAIDLGFAEIDKVAKGKRVFDVVVDGALTDYAYDAAAAVGPNAADWRKAVVQHEGGPLTVELRGSKGLKAPSIAALRVTRDPRADAVEPDPEPEQPDPGPVPVAPAGRSYSMKVTDGLYRQGTQESGWHGDDLCGVLWFDSSFVFPFYDTAWDGVCVTTNGTLAFDRASTSGSNTALPSPYPIDAIYPLWDDLIVDDEAGIYYGTTTVDGLAAQVIEWRNVAFYGDQTARVSFSVTLIADGRIQIGYGDGVGGDNPLTKGSSATVGVESLTRNPAGQFSVNQTVLKAGLGLEYTLPAAGTIEGTVTDKNDGKPMAGAIVTLKGPNGERVITTDVKGRWKTQALVGENTVQIEAPNYVTVSHPVTITKKDQAEVVDTALTTGIATVTGADLDWLLDKNQKATADVTVTNTGSAPLDVRVSEQQRTSDGGHEAADLAWLALTGAAATGTVTLAAGASTTVTVTADNAGSKPGVLVGDVLVASNAGKGETQLKPVRLATSAYWKGVDAGGSGYVDSDGFFWAPDQALGSRPWGHVGGKVNTTRADIAGTEDDALFRTQRTGQTFTYVFKNAPAGTYRIGLDFAEIEKVKAGKRAFDVLADGKVVLYDHDVQATVGALTAETKAVTVEHTGGDLKIELRRDKGEADPILNALKVQQDPRL, translated from the coding sequence ATGAAACTCAAAGCCCTCGCGGCTTCGCTTGCCGTAGCGGTCGGCCTGAGCATGATCCAGGCACCACCGGCATCCGCCGCCGAGCCTGATCCAGGCCCCGCCAACAAGATCGCCTCGAACCTCAAGGACCGCTTCCGCGCGCAGCCACAGTCCGACTTCTGGATCACGTTCGAGACCGGAGCCGACCTCGGGCCGGCGAAGAAGCTCAGCGACTGGACCGCACGTGGTCAGTTCGTCTACGACGCGCTGAACGCGGCGGCGAAGAAGTCCCTGGCATCCGTCGCCAGCGACCTCGACCGGGCAGGCGTCACGTACACCTCCTACCCGATCGCCAACGCCGTGCTCGTCAAGGGGGGCACCGAGAAGCTCGCCCTCAACGTGGCCTCGAAGGTGCAGGTCGCCGAGATCCACGCGACGCCGCAGGTCGCGCTCGTCGAGCCGGTGGACGAGAAGATCCCCACCGACCAGGCTGCCCGACCCGCCGCCGGAAAGAAGGCCGCCGAGGCAGGCACCTCCACGTGGGGTCTGGACGCCATCCACGCCCCCGAGGCCTGGGCCATGGGGGCCACCGGCGCGGGCATCACGGTGTCCAACCTCGACTCGGGCGTTCAGTTCGACCACCCCGCCCTCATGCAGCAGTACCGGGGCACGAAGCCCGACGGCACCATCGACCACAACTACAACTGGATGGCCACCCGGGGCACGTGCACGGGAGCGCCGTGCGACGACAACGGACACGGCACGCACACCATGGGCACCATGGTCGGTGACGACGGCACCAACCACGTCGGCGTCGCGCCGGACGCGCAGTGGATCGCGACGAACGGCTGCTGCGACAGCACAGGCGTCGAGTCGCTACTGCGGTCCGGCTGGTGGCTGCTCGCCCCGACCGACCTCCAGGGCAACAACCCCGACCCGTCCAAGCGCCCCCACGTCATCAACAACTCGTGGGGCCAGACCGTAGAGCACAACTTCGACGACTTCTTCCAGGCCATCGACGAGGCATGGAGCGCCGCGGGTATGTTCAGCGTCTGGTCGTCGGGCAACACCACGCCGTACGCGGACTGTGACACCGTCTCCTCGCCCGGCTCCGCCACGAGCGCCTACTCCGTCGGCGCCTACTCGTCGGACGGCACGCTCGCGGCGTTCTCCCGCAAGGGCGAGGGCGAAGGCGGCCGGATCAAGCCCGAGATCTCCGCCCCGGGTGACCTCGTCCGTTCGTCCTATCCGAACAACAGCTACGTCGAGATGTCCGGTACGTCGATGGCGGCACCGCACGTCGCCGGCGCCGTGGCGGCGCTCTGGAGCTACGACCCGACTCTGATCGGACAGGTCGAGGAGACCCGCCGCCTGCTCGGCGAGTCGGCAGTCGACGTCGACGACACCGAGTGCGGCGGCACCGCCGAGATCAACAACAAGTACGGCGAGGGCCGGCTCGACCTCGTTCGCCTGCTGAAGCTCGCGCCCCGTAAGGGCGGCACCCTCACCGGTGTCGTCACCGCCGACGGCGCCCCGGTCCCCGCGGCCGACGTGACGATCAGCGGGCCGTTCAGCCGGTCGATCGGCACCGACAAGGACGGCCGGTTCACGACGAACCTCCCGGTCGGCGACTACCAGCTCAGCACCAAGGTCTTCGGCTACCTGACCGCGACCGCAAACGTCACCATCACTCTCGGCCAGGACACCTCGGTCAAGCTGCCGCTCACCGCCGCCGCCAAGCACGACATCAGCGGCCGGGTCGTCGACGACAAGAAGCAGCCGGTCCCGAACGCCGACGTGTCCGTCACGGACACGCCGCTGAAGCCGGTGCGCACCGATACCAACGGCGCGTTCACGATCACCGCTGTGCCCGAGGGCGCGTACAAGCTGGCCGTCAAGCCCAACGCCTGCTTCTCGCCCAGCACGGTCCCGCTGACCGTCGGCGCGCAGAACCCGTCGACCGAGATTTCGGTCGGGCTCGTCGTCGACAAGGGCGGCTACAGCTGTGCCGTCGCCGACGGCGAGTACCTGCGCGGCACCGAACCGGTAGCCTTCGGCAGCGGCGTGTGGGCCACGGTGCAGCTGCCGTTCCCGATCGCGCTCTACAACGGCAGCCACGACAGCCTCGGCATCGGCCTGCGCGGCGTGATCGCCCCGGACGGCGCCACCGGACCCGGCTATGGCGGGGCCGGCATCTTCCCGTTCTACGTCGAGACCCCCGTCGAGTTCGCCCCCGGTGGAGGCGTCTTCACGGCAGCCACCAAGGTCAACGGCGAGGACGCGTTCGTCATCGAGTACCGCAACGCCAAGCTCTGGGCCTATCCGGACCGGACGGAGTACACCGAACCGGTCAACTTCTCGGCCACGCTCACCCGCTCCGGCACGGTGATCTTCGGGTACGGCGACGGCGTCGGGTCCGACGACCCGGTGACCGCCGGCGTGCACGCCGTCACCGGCATCCAGGGCTGGGCAGGCGTCGACGGCATCCGGTTCTCCGACCACGCCCCGGTGCTGCGCGACGGGATGGTCGTCACCTACGACCTGCCCGACTTCGGGTACCTCGACGCGACAGTCGTCGACAAGAACGACGGGCAGCCGGTGGCCGGTGCCAAGGTCTCCTTCAGCAACAAGGACGGCCTCGTCGAGACGGTCACTACCAACGGGACCGGCGTCGTGCATCGCCAGCTTCCGGTGGGCGACTACACCATGACCGTCGACGCGCCGAACTACACGACCGCGGCGTACCCGTTCTCGCTCGACAAGCTCTACGCCAAGGCCACGGTCGACGCGCGGCTGATCACTGGCGTCGCCGGCCTGAAGGCCGACGGCCTCGACGCGCTGTTGGGCGCCGACCAGAACGGCACGGGTTCGCTGACGCTCACCAACAACGGCTCCGCCCCCCTCACGTACAACCTGGGTGAGGCCGCGCGTCACCCCGAGCTCGACGCCGCCGGCGCCACCGGGCGCACCGGGAAGGGCGCGGCCAGCACGATCGACCTCGCCGCCTGGAAGACCGGCGCGAGCGGGATGAAGCCGTCGAACGTCGACGGCAAGGCCGCGACGGCGAGCGCCGCTGAGGCACAGGCGGCCGCCAAGGTCGGTACGACCTCCGGCGGTGACGTCATCACCCGGATCGCCATTCCGGGCACGATCGCGGAGAAGGAGCCCTCCGGCGTCGGGTACGACGGCGACGTCTGGGTCCACGACTACAACGCCCGGACCAACACCGCCTACACAGTGACCGGCAAGCCGACCGGGAAGGTCTTCGACGCGGCATGGAACCCCGCGTACCGGGCGTTCGACATGGCGCTCGACACCAAGACCGGTGACATGTGCCAGATGGAGGACAGCCCGGCCAGCTTCATCCACTGCTTCAACACCGACACCGGCAAGGAGACGAGGCAGATCAAGGGTGACTGGTCCACGCTCCAACTGACCGGACTCGCCTACAACCCGACGCAGGACGTGTTCTATGTCGGCGGCCGGGCGAACGGCATGATCGGCACCGTCGCCGGCACGTCGCACGACAACCCGGGTGCGCTGCTGTCCTTCTGCTCACCGCCGCTGCCCGAGGTGATGGGCCTGGCCTACAACCAGGCGTCCGACACCATCTGGTACACCGACCTCACCTCGAACCGGCCCACCCGTCTCCTCCAGGTCGACCCCGACGACTGCTCGCTTGTGAACGCGTGGTGGTTCCCCGGCCAGAAGGCGGGCCAGGGCGGTGGCCTCGAGACCGACTCGACAGGCGCGCTGTGGGCGGTGGACCAGGTCGCCGACGACGTCGCGCTCGTCGACGTCGAGGACGACCTGCTCACCGACCTGCCGTGGCTGTCGCTCTCCTCGACCGGCGGCACCCTCGCCCCGGGCGAGTCGACGACTGTCAAGGTCTCGCTGTCCTCGAAGGGTGCCAAGCCCGGAGTCCTCGGCGCGAACATCGTGGTGCGGTCGGACTCCGGACGCCAGTCCAAGACCTACGTCCCGGTGACGCTCACGACCACGAAGTACCAGGTCGGCGTCAACGCCGGTGGCGCGAAGTTCACCGACGGCTCCGGCTACGCCTGGTCGGCGGACCAGCCCGCCGGCAAGAAGACATGGGGCTACGAGGGGAAGACCAAGGTCGCCGCCACGAACGCCGGGATCGCCGGCACGACTGACGACGCCCTGTTCCAGTCGCAGCGCACCACGGCGGACAAGCAACTGTTCTACACGTTCCCCGACGCGCCCAAGGGCACCTACGCGATCGACCTCGGGTTCGCCGAGATCGACAAGGTGGCCAAGGGGAAGCGGGTGTTCGACGTCGTCGTCGACGGTGCGCTGACGGACTACGCGTACGACGCGGCCGCGGCCGTGGGGCCGAACGCCGCCGACTGGCGTAAGGCTGTCGTGCAGCACGAGGGTGGTCCGCTGACCGTGGAGTTGCGGGGCTCGAAGGGCCTGAAGGCCCCGAGCATCGCCGCCCTGCGGGTGACGCGCGACCCGCGCGCGGACGCGGTGGAGCCGGACCCCGAGCCCGAGCAGCCGGATCCGGGTCCCGTACCTGTGGCGCCCGCAGGTCGCTCGTACTCGATGAAGGTGACCGACGGGCTCTACCGCCAGGGCACCCAGGAGTCCGGGTGGCACGGCGACGACCTCTGCGGCGTGCTGTGGTTCGACTCCAGCTTCGTGTTCCCGTTCTACGACACGGCCTGGGACGGCGTGTGCGTGACGACGAACGGCACGCTTGCCTTCGACCGCGCCAGCACGTCGGGGAGCAACACGGCACTGCCGTCGCCGTACCCGATCGACGCGATCTATCCGCTCTGGGACGACCTCATCGTCGACGACGAGGCGGGCATCTACTACGGCACCACGACCGTGGACGGGCTGGCGGCGCAGGTGATCGAGTGGCGCAACGTCGCCTTCTACGGTGACCAGACGGCTCGCGTGAGCTTCTCGGTCACCCTGATCGCGGACGGACGGATCCAGATCGGGTACGGCGACGGCGTCGGCGGCGACAACCCCCTCACCAAGGGCTCGTCGGCGACTGTCGGCGTGGAGAGCCTGACCCGCAACCCCGCCGGCCAGTTCTCCGTCAACCAGACGGTCCTGAAGGCCGGTCTGGGCCTGGAGTACACCCTTCCGGCCGCGGGCACGATCGAGGGCACCGTCACCGACAAGAACGACGGCAAGCCCATGGCGGGCGCGATCGTCACGCTCAAGGGGCCGAACGGTGAGCGGGTCATCACGACCGACGTGAAGGGCCGGTGGAAGACTCAGGCGCTGGTCGGCGAGAACACGGTGCAGATCGAGGCGCCGAACTACGTCACCGTCAGCCACCCGGTGACCATCACGAAGAAGGACCAGGCCGAGGTCGTCGACACGGCGCTGACCACGGGCATCGCCACCGTCACGGGAGCTGACCTCGACTGGCTCCTCGACAAGAACCAGAAGGCGACGGCCGACGTGACAGTCACGAACACCGGCTCCGCCCCGCTCGACGTGCGGGTCAGCGAGCAGCAGCGCACAAGCGACGGCGGACACGAGGCCGCCGACCTTGCCTGGCTGGCCCTCACGGGCGCGGCCGCGACGGGCACCGTCACGCTCGCGGCCGGCGCGTCCACCACGGTCACGGTGACGGCCGACAACGCCGGCAGCAAGCCCGGTGTGCTCGTCGGGGACGTGCTCGTGGCGTCGAACGCCGGCAAGGGCGAGACCCAGCTCAAGCCGGTCCGACTGGCGACGTCCGCCTACTGGAAGGGCGTCGACGCGGGCGGTTCGGGGTACGTCGATTCCGACGGCTTCTTCTGGGCGCCCGACCAGGCGCTCGGCTCGCGCCCCTGGGGCCACGTCGGCGGAAAGGTGAATACCACAAGGGCCGACATCGCCGGCACCGAGGACGACGCGCTGTTCCGCACCCAGCGGACCGGCCAGACGTTCACCTACGTGTTCAAGAACGCCCCCGCCGGCACGTACCGGATCGGCCTCGACTTCGCGGAGATCGAGAAGGTCAAGGCCGGCAAGCGTGCGTTCGATGTGCTCGCCGACGGCAAGGTCGTTCTCTACGACCACGACGTGCAGGCGACTGTCGGCGCGCTGACCGCGGAGACGAAAGCGGTCACCGTCGAGCACACCGGTGGCGATCTGAAGATCGAGCTTCGCCGCGACAAGGGCGAGGCGGACCCGATCCTCAACGCCCTGAAGGTTCAGCAGGACCCGCGCCTCTGA